A part of Variovorax sp. HW608 genomic DNA contains:
- a CDS encoding MetQ/NlpA family ABC transporter substrate-binding protein, translating into MNHNKRKLLQSVVALAIAAGFSTAPAFAEDKPIKVGVTAGPHAQIFEQVRKVAEKDGLKIQIVEFSDYVQPNAALAAGDLDANSYQHKPYLDQQVKDRNYKIVDVGYTVNFPIGIYSKKVRSLKDLKEGARFGIPNDPTNGGRVLLVLQDQGLIKLKPEAGLKATPLDVIDNPKKIRFVEVDAAQLPRTLDDLDASAINTNYALSAGLNPGKDAIARESAKSPYVNLIAVREQDKDKPWVAKLVKAYHSDEVRTFVQNEFKGSVLASW; encoded by the coding sequence ATGAACCACAACAAGCGCAAGCTTCTTCAATCCGTCGTCGCACTCGCCATTGCCGCCGGCTTCTCCACCGCGCCGGCCTTCGCTGAGGACAAGCCGATCAAGGTCGGCGTGACCGCCGGCCCGCATGCGCAGATCTTCGAGCAGGTGCGCAAGGTCGCCGAGAAGGACGGCCTGAAGATCCAGATCGTCGAGTTCAGCGACTACGTGCAGCCCAATGCGGCATTGGCGGCCGGCGACCTCGACGCCAACAGCTACCAGCACAAGCCCTACCTCGACCAGCAGGTGAAGGACCGCAACTACAAGATCGTCGACGTCGGCTACACGGTCAACTTCCCGATCGGCATCTATTCGAAGAAGGTCCGGAGCCTGAAGGACCTGAAGGAAGGCGCGCGCTTCGGCATCCCGAACGACCCGACCAACGGCGGCCGCGTGCTGCTGGTGCTGCAGGACCAGGGCCTGATCAAGCTCAAGCCCGAAGCCGGCCTCAAGGCCACGCCGCTCGACGTGATCGACAACCCGAAGAAGATCAGGTTCGTCGAAGTCGATGCCGCGCAACTGCCGCGCACGCTCGACGATCTCGATGCTTCCGCGATCAACACCAACTACGCGCTCTCGGCCGGCCTCAACCCCGGCAAGGACGCGATCGCGCGCGAGAGCGCGAAGAGCCCCTACGTCAACCTGATCGCGGTGCGCGAGCAGGACAAGGACAAGCCGTGGGTCGCCAAGCTGGTGAAGGCCTATCACTCCGACGAGGTGCGGACCTTCGTGCAGAACGAGTTCAAGGGCTCGGTGCTCGCGAGCTGGTAG